One window of the Triticum dicoccoides isolate Atlit2015 ecotype Zavitan chromosome 3B, WEW_v2.0, whole genome shotgun sequence genome contains the following:
- the LOC119277657 gene encoding RNA polymerase II C-terminal domain phosphatase-like 2, translating to MLRPSPLLPVPGVSASAAAAPPGRAAIMRMFHGDVFLGEVDVFSIKPGPEGALPFPSNEIRISHLSPASERCPPLAILQTIAPFSVRCKLQARPLPPHPSLHRLYITCFNEYKSAVVVVGDEELHLVAMPSKVEKIPCFWCCSVRVGLYAASVGMLNLRCLAIVFDLDETLIVANTMRSFESRIEMLSRRMDIEDDPVRVAGMSAEIKRYIEDRELLKEFIDTDTVTDNGRIVGTQKEEVQPMPGVQERLVRPVIRLPERNAILTRINPEIRDTSVFVKLRPAWEDLRSYLTAKGRKRFEVYVCTMAERDYALEIWRLLDPEANLISLNNLSDRVVCVKAGSKKSLQHVFRDGGCHPKMAMVIDDRLQVWDEKDQHRVHVVPAYAPYYAPQAEMANAVPVLCVARNVACNVRGGFFREFDENLLKKVFELLYENELLDLPYAPDVGDYLVCEDPNFPQSNKDPAPIPEGMSGAEVEKRLNGRAYQADQKQISSSIRPPDDARVPIRGTLGSSNVQPNGGSMAIVPSLFVTVLQEIGRLCNSKVEFRSTVSTSKITQFSVEVLFSNEKIGNGIGKTRDEAQVQAAEKALQNLQSNYLSYVAPIAGVLNKDTSKSSRNGNGFLEDDLDSDGDTAMQEPSGSKSEQKDHSNVDRLPSVLSLIRELCLEDQHVVFRDQVRNPGSATNEEYHFQVELAGQILGNGIGVNKDFAKLQAAEDALRFLKTTTDPQIKKHLRPIRCSS from the exons ATGCTCCGCCCCTCCCCGCTGCTGCCCGTGCCCGGCGTCTCCGCCTCCGCGGCGGCGGCCCCGCCCGGCAGGGCCGCCATCATGCGGATGTTCCACGGCGACGTGTTCCTCGGCGAGGTCGACGTCTTCTCGATCAAGCCCGGCCCCGAGGGCGCCCTGCCCTTCCCCAGCAACGAGATCCGCATCAGCCACCTCTCGCCGGCCAGCGAGCGCTGCCCGCCCCTCGCCATCCTGCAGACCATCGCGCCCTTCTCCGTGCGCTGCAAGCTCCAGGCCAGGCCGCTCCCTCCCCACCCCAGCCTCCACCGCCTCTACATCACTTGCTTCAACGAGTACAAG AGCGCGGTTGTGGTGGTCGGAGACGAGGAGCTGCACCTGGTGGCAATGCCGAGCAAGGTGGAGAAGATACCGTGCTTCTGGTGCTGCTCTGTGCGCGTTGGGCTCTATGCAGCGTCCGTTGGGATGCTCAACCTCCGCTGCCTTGCTATTGTGTTTGATCTTGATGAGACCCTCATCGTCGCCAACACGATGAGGTCCTTTGAGAGCCGGATCGAGATGCTTTCCCGTAGGATGGACATTGAGGATGACCCTGTTAGGGTAGCGGGGATGTCTGCAGAAATCAAGCGCTATATTGAGGACAGGGAGCTTCTCAAGGAGTTCATTGACACAGATACTGTTACAGACAATGGCAGAATTGTTGGCACCCAGAAGGAGGAGGTTCAGCCTATGCCTGGTGTCCAGGAGCGTCTTGTTCGGCCTGTAATCAGGTTGCCCGAGAGGAATGCTATTCTCACCCGCATCAATCCAGAG ATTCGCGATACCAGTGTTTTTGTGAAGCTAAGGCCTGCCTGGGAGGATTTGAGAAGTTACCTAACTGCCAAGGGACGCAAAAGATTTGAGGTCTATGTGTGTACAATGGCTGAAAGAGATTATGCTCTTGAGATATGGAGACTTCTTGATCCAGAAGCTAATTTGATCAGCTTGAATAATCTTTCAGATCGTGTAGTATGTGTAAAAGCAG GTTCCAAGAAGTCCCTGCAGCATGTTTTTAGAGATGGAGGATGCCATCCAAAGATGGCCATGGTGATTGATGATAGGCTGCAAGTTTGGGATGAGAAAGATCAGCATCGAGTTCATGTCGTCCCTGCCTATGCTCCATACTATGCCCCACAAGCCGAG ATGGCAAACGCTGTTCCAGTGCTCTGTGTTGCGAGAAATGTTGCTTGCAATGTTCGTGGTGGTTTCTTCAG GGAATTTGATGAAAATCTATTGAAGAAAGTATTTGAACTATTGTACGAAAATGAGTTACTGGATCTTCCCTATGCTCCAGATGTCGGTGACTACTTAGTCTGCGAG GACCCTAATTTTCCACAAAGCAATAAAGATCCTGCCCCTATACCTGAGGGTATGAGTGGAGCTGAAGTAGAGAAGAGATTGAATGGGCGG GCATACCAGGCGGACCAAAAACAGATATCGTCATCAATCCGTCCACCAG ATGATGCACGAGTGCCAATCCGGGGAACTCTAGGCAGTTCAAATGTGCAACCCAATGGGGGCTCAATGGCAATTGTCCCTTCTTTGTTTGTCACGGTATTGCAAGAGATTGGACGACTATGCAACTCGAAG GTGGAGTTTAGGTCGACTGTAAGCACCAGCAAAATTACGCAATTTTCCGTTGAG GTTCTATTTAGTAATGAAAAAATTGGAAATGGCATTGGAAAAACAAGGGATGAAGCTCAAGTACAAGCTGCTGAAAAAGCTCTCCAAAATTTGCAAA GCAATTACTTGTCATATGTTGCTCCTATCGCTGGAGTTCTTAACAAAGACACAAGCAAGTCTTCTAGGAATGGAAATGGCTTTCTGGAAGACGATCTGGATTCAGATGGTGATACTGCCATGCAAGAACCATCTGGAAGTAAATCAGAACAGAAGGATCATTCAAATGTGGATAGGTTGCCCTCTGTATTAAGTCTTATTAGAGAACTT TGCTTGGAGGATCAACATGTAGTATTTCGAGATCAAGTCCGGAATCCTGGCTCAGCAACCAATGAAGAATACCATTTCCAG GTTGAACTAGCGGGACAGATTCTTGGGAATGGTATTGGTGTGAACAAAGATTTCGCGAAGCTTCAG GCGGCAGAAGATGCGCTGAGGTTCTTGAAAACAACCACTGACCCACAGATTAAGAAGCATTTGAGACCAATAAG ATGCAGCAGTTGA
- the LOC119274211 gene encoding uncharacterized protein LOC119274211 has product MRKPSIKPSPESDSIFMPADPRAVGSGLGTSAAGLGTSTVGPGTSAGGPRAAPLAPGPGTLAGGPGAAAVGPGTSSAPPGAAGSSPPPPNQATLVSVAVFIVVAAPSWAHPIRDYLVSRVLPAEEVLARQIQRRAGSYTIVNRELDRQSVTGVYQRCMELEKGMEILIDIHQGECGHHAASRALVAKAFRHGFFWPTALDDAKELVKKCKGCQKFSTKQHQPASILKTIPIT; this is encoded by the coding sequence ATgcgcaagccgtctatcaagccctcgccagagtccgactccatcttcaTGCCGGCTGACCCTAGAGCAGTCGGATCCGGCTTGGGGACTTCAGCAGCCGGACTAGGGACTTCAACAGTTGGCCCAGGGACTTCAGCAGGTGGCCCAAGGGCTGCACCACTAGCACCCGGCCCAGGAACTCTAGCAGGCGGCCCGGGGGCTGcagcagtcggcccagggacttcatcGGCAccaccaggagcggctggctccagcccgccgcctcccaaccaGGCCACCCTCGTGTCAGTTGCCGTCTTCATAGTGGTGGCGGCCCCATCTTGGGCACATCCCATCCGCGACTATCTGGTAAGCCGCGTACTACCAGCAGAAGAAGTGCTAGCCCGACAGATCCAGCGCCGAGCAGGCTCCTACACCATCGTCAATAGAGAGCTCGACAGGCAGAGCGTGACCGGTGTTTATCAGCGCTGCATGGAGCTGGAGAAGGGCATGGAGATCCTCATAGATATTCACCAGggcgaatgtggccaccacgcCGCCTCCAGAGCCCTTGTGGCAAAAGCCTTTcgtcatggtttcttctggccgactgctttggacgatGCCAAAGAGTTGGTCAAGAAGTGCAAAGGATGCCAGAAGTTCAGCACCAAGCAACACCAGCCAGCCTCTatcctcaagaccatccccatcacctAG